The Microbacterium schleiferi genome contains the following window.
GTTCTCGAGGCTCTCTCGGGCCTGCTCCTCGGCATGTTCGTGTCGATGCTGGCATCGACCGTCGTCTCCACCTCGCTCCCCGTGATCATCCACGACCTGGGCGGCGACCAAGCAGCGTTCACCTGGGTCGTCACCGCGACCCTGCTCACCACAGCGATCTCGACACCGGTCTGGGGAAAGCTCGCCGACCTGGTCAACCGCAAGTTGCTGTTCCAGCTGGCGATCGGCATCTTCGTCGTCGCAACCGCTGCGGCAGGGTTCGCCCAGAACCCCGAGTGGCTCATCGCCATGCGCGCGGTGCAGGGCCTCGGCGCCGGCGGTCTTGCGGCACTCAGCCAGGTCATCATGGCCGACATCATCAGCCCGCGCGAACGCGGACGCTACATGGGTCTGTTCGGCGCGGTCATGGCGCTGGCGACAATCGGCGGGCCTCTCGTGGGAGGCCTCATCACCGACAGCCTCGGCTGGCGGTGGAACTTCTACGTCGCGCTCCCGTTTGCCATCGCCGCCCTGATCATCGTGCAGCGCACACTTCATCTGAAGCCGTTCACGGCTCGCAAGGTGTCGATCGACTACGTCGGGATCATCCTTCTTTCCACCGCGGTGTCGTTGCTGCTCATCTGGGTGACACTCGCCGGCGACTCCTTCGACTGGTGGAGCATTCCCACCCTCCTCATGGTCGGCGGCGCCATCGTCGCCGCGGCGCTGTTCATCCTCGTCGAGCTCCGCTCTCGCGAGCCGCTGGTTCCCCTGTCGATGTTCCGCAACCGGACCTTCACCCTCGCCGTCCTCGCCTCGATCGCGACCGGTATCGCGATGTTCGGTGCGTCAGTGTTCCTGAGCCAGTACATGCAGTTGGCCAGGGGCGCGACTCCCACCCAGGCGGGCCTCATGACGATCCCGATGATCGGCGGGCTCCTCGTCGCGTCGGTGGGCGTGGGACAACTCATCACCCGTTTCGGCCACTGGAAGCCCTACCTCATCGGCGGCGGTGTGTCCCTGATCGCAGGATCGTGGCTGCTCACGACCATCCACTACGACACCAACTTCGCGCTCGTGTCGGTGTACATGTTCCTGCTGGGCGCGGGCGTCGGCATGACGATGCAGAACCTCGTGCTGATCGTGCAGAACACGACGGAGCCCACCAAGATCGGCGTCGCAAGTTCCGGGGTCACCTTCTTCCGCAGCCTCGGCGGCAGTATCGGCGTCTCGGTTATGGGTGCGGCGCTCGCGAGTCAGGTCACTGACCTCCTGGGCGGACGCAAGGCTGACATCACGGCAGCCTTGGCCACGCTGGGCGATCAGGCACCGACGTGGGCTCAACAGCTGCAGTCGGGCTCGCTCCCCCAGGTTTCCGCCATGCCGGATGCGCTGCGCGTCATCTTCGAAGACGTCTATGCCCAGGGGATCTCGCATTCCTTCCTGATCCTCGTCCCGTTCGCGATCATGAGCCTTATCGCTATCGTGTTCCTGCCAAACGTTCCTCTCACCCGGATGACGAACCGCGAAAGACTGGAAGCGGGCGAAGCCGACCTGGCTACCGTGTCAGTGAGCGAAGGCATGGACACACTCACGGCGACGGCCGCGTCTCCGGTGGATTCCGACCGCCACCGCCACTCGGATGAGTCCCGCGCGGCTTCCCGCCCGGAGTCGCCACGGTGAGCGAGACTGACGCACCCGAACCGGTCGACGCCGAGGCCCGCGATCACCGCGCGGCTGTCGACCGGCTCGAGGGCGCCATCGCTGAACTCATCTCACGCATCCGGCGCTTCTATGCCCAGATCGCTGACGAGGTGAGCCCCGGGATGCTGCCCGGGACGTTCAAGCTCCTCGCGACGATCGGTCGCATCGGACCCACGACGTCCTCTGCCCTCGCGCACCGACTCACCGCCGACAAGGGCATGATCAGCCGGCAGATCACCGACCTGGAAAAACTCGGCCTCATCGAGCGCACCGCAGATCCTGACGACCGTCGCTCGCGGCTGATCTCCCTCACCCCGCGCGGGCGGGAGCGTTTGGATGCTGCACGAGGACCCTACGAGCAGATGCTCTCCCAGACTCTCGCGGAGTGGCCTACTGCGTCGATAGATCAACTCACCGACCTGCTCACCGCCTTCGCGTCGGGCGAGATCCCCCAGCGCTGACGAGCGGGTCTTATCGGTCCGGTGACACCGGCGTAACACGAGCGAGACAATCGCGCGATTGACTGAGAACACCTCGCGGAGGGCGGGGTTCCACTGGTCGTCATGTGCCACATCGATGCCGATGTGCACGGTCCGCTGACGACGAATTCGCGGAAGGAGCGACCGATGCGATTCCGGCCGCTACGCCCATCCCCGGAAACCCGGGCATTCTCGACGGAACCGTCGCAGGTCCCCGAGGTGATGCGGGCGATCACCGTCGCGCAGTGGGGTGCTCCCCGTGTTCTGACCGAAGCCAGCGTTCCCGTGCCGCGCCCGGTTCTCAGCGAGGTCCTGGTGCGGGTCGTCGCGGCCGGGGTGAACCCGATCGACGCCAAAACCCGGGCGGGCAAGGGGCTCGCTCCCGCCGTCGACGCGCTGCCGGAGATTCTCGGTTTCGACTTCAGCGGCGTCGTGGTCGAGTCGCCCTTCGAGACGCATCCGTTCCCCGTCGGCACTGAGGTGTTCGGCATGGCCGGTTTCCCCCGAACCCCGGGAAGCTACGCCGAGTACGTCGTCGCACCGACCCTGTCGATCGCGCGTAAGCCTGCCTCGCTCTCGCACGTCGAGGCGGCGGGCGTTCCGGTTGCAGCGCTCACAGCCTGGGGCCTGGTCGTCGAGACCGCTCATGCCCACGAAGGGCAGCGCATCCTCATCCACGCCGGTAGCGGGGGTGTGGGGCACTTCGCCGTGCAGTTCGCGGCCTACTTCGGAGCTCACGTGACCGCGACGGCATCCGGAGCCAACGCTCCGTGGCTCCGTGACCTCGGCGCCTCGGTCGTCATCGACCACACCTCGACGCGCTTCGAAGAGGTCGTGAACGATATGGATGTCG
Protein-coding sequences here:
- a CDS encoding MDR family MFS transporter codes for the protein MASSSSPAPAALTESGMTHRQVLEALSGLLLGMFVSMLASTVVSTSLPVIIHDLGGDQAAFTWVVTATLLTTAISTPVWGKLADLVNRKLLFQLAIGIFVVATAAAGFAQNPEWLIAMRAVQGLGAGGLAALSQVIMADIISPRERGRYMGLFGAVMALATIGGPLVGGLITDSLGWRWNFYVALPFAIAALIIVQRTLHLKPFTARKVSIDYVGIILLSTAVSLLLIWVTLAGDSFDWWSIPTLLMVGGAIVAAALFILVELRSREPLVPLSMFRNRTFTLAVLASIATGIAMFGASVFLSQYMQLARGATPTQAGLMTIPMIGGLLVASVGVGQLITRFGHWKPYLIGGGVSLIAGSWLLTTIHYDTNFALVSVYMFLLGAGVGMTMQNLVLIVQNTTEPTKIGVASSGVTFFRSLGGSIGVSVMGAALASQVTDLLGGRKADITAALATLGDQAPTWAQQLQSGSLPQVSAMPDALRVIFEDVYAQGISHSFLILVPFAIMSLIAIVFLPNVPLTRMTNRERLEAGEADLATVSVSEGMDTLTATAASPVDSDRHRHSDESRAASRPESPR
- a CDS encoding MarR family winged helix-turn-helix transcriptional regulator — translated: MSETDAPEPVDAEARDHRAAVDRLEGAIAELISRIRRFYAQIADEVSPGMLPGTFKLLATIGRIGPTTSSALAHRLTADKGMISRQITDLEKLGLIERTADPDDRRSRLISLTPRGRERLDAARGPYEQMLSQTLAEWPTASIDQLTDLLTAFASGEIPQR
- a CDS encoding NADP-dependent oxidoreductase produces the protein MRFRPLRPSPETRAFSTEPSQVPEVMRAITVAQWGAPRVLTEASVPVPRPVLSEVLVRVVAAGVNPIDAKTRAGKGLAPAVDALPEILGFDFSGVVVESPFETHPFPVGTEVFGMAGFPRTPGSYAEYVVAPTLSIARKPASLSHVEAAGVPVAALTAWGLVVETAHAHEGQRILIHAGSGGVGHFAVQFAAYFGAHVTATASGANAPWLRDLGASVVIDHTSTRFEEVVNDMDVVIDLVGNVTDSIGSRSMSVLRPGGIYILVPTGSWPDYQEAAAAAGVRATSYKVIPEGATLATIARLLDSRSIQVYIDHVLDLSDAAKAHSDIEGGHTRGKIVLRVSDD